Within Oncorhynchus nerka isolate Pitt River linkage group LG8, Oner_Uvic_2.0, whole genome shotgun sequence, the genomic segment CAATGGgacgaggagggaggagaagggtttTAATGAGACCAATGGgacgaggagggaggagaagggtttTAATGAGACCAATGGGAcgaggagggaggggacaggtGGTGACGGATATGTGTCGATTGGCAGTGATGGAGGGGTGGGTATTGGGGACACTACCAAATAGGAAACGAGAACTCCCAATTAGGCAACATGGAAAAGATACTGCAAAAagacatacagggaggttatctAGAGAGACGATGCCACAAGAGGAGCCATTACAACTGAGAAGGGTAGTTGTGATAGAGATAAGGAACTACTCTTTTTGTTTTTAAGTTGATAGCGTTTAACTAAGGCAATACACTAGTATATCATCAGGAACCACTGAGATCATGGCAATTCAATTGGAAATATTTACACCAGCAGCAGCGAATCAGGTCGTTCTATTTCAACATGGCATGTGGTGAAGTGACCACCCAATGAGGGGCTGTAAGTGCATATCTGTGCAGGGGGTTTCTTCAACCCCATTCATATAACAGAAACACTGGGATTATATCAGGTAGTGTATCGTAAGTAAGTTaacatctatgtgtgtgtgtgttccccatcCCAGCAGGGAGAGCCTATAGAGCCAGACACCCATTACCGGACCACTGTGGCTGCCTTACTGCGATGAGGTTCTTCCATGAAGTGGGTTTAGGGAGCCATGACAGTGAGCAATTTAGTCACAAAATGAGTCACACATTGTGTAAGACATTTGTAGAAAacaacaagggggggggggggggagaaatgaCAGACCTGGTTGGTGTTAAAGCAGCAATCAGCAgttaaaacaataacaaagtgtacTCCCCGCCACTGTTTCCTTAAGAGCTGAGGGACGGGGCTGGAGAAAtgaaaccactctcaaattcatagagctGTGGATGCAGGGGACCGATGGTCCATGATATCAAAACTAAAAGGTTTAACCATGTTTCAATGGTAGTCACTGTTTGTTTACATTAACTTTCTTTACAAACGTCGGAGTAAAACAAGATCATATTTTGAGGTGTACGAAAATGGTAACTatgttcaaaaagttatattcttcaagaatcaatgggtacatatcctTATTAACTGACAAATCGATACACATTTGTAGTGactgcagatttcccctttaTGGCCTGGCCAAGTTTAATATGTTTTAATCTTGAAATCTGGGAGGGTTTGGTAAAGACTTTCAGTCTGTGCCAAGGGTTCTGGACCATTATGGCAAAGGAGGTAGTGACTGAGCTTGCCCTGCTGTATCCACAAAGCTGTCCCCCCTTAAATCGCTACACTAGCACTGTCCCTGTCTACTATGGGAGCGCTGGTGGAACCGGAGTCCCCCACAGTTCCGGAATGTCTTTCCGCACTGACCGCAGACGTACGGCTTCTCCCCAGTGTGTATGCGGAAATGCCTGGTGAGCGCCCCCGAGTGGCGAAAGCGCATGGAGCACACCGAGCAGGTATagggtctctctccagtgtgGATTCTCAGGTGAGTCTTCAGGTTCTCCAGACGGTTGAAATCCCGGTCACACTCGCTGCAGTGGTAAGGGCTCTGGCCAGGGGGGAAGACCTGACGCTTGGGGTGGGCCTGGGTGTGGTGTCTACGGAGCTCGCTGGGCTGGTGGAAGCCCTGGCCACAGAGTTTGCAGATGTGGCTGGGGTGGGGGATGGTGGGATTAGGGTTGGGGTGGGGGATGCTGGGATTAGGGTTGGTTCTGATCTGGACTCCATAGATCTGAGGTGGGGCAGCAGGGATGATGGGAGCTGCTGCCTCTCTTGGTTGGAAGAGGTTGTTGGGGAACTGGGAGGAGAAGGCTGGAAGGGCACTGGCTGTTGGGGCAGTCAGTTGTGGAACATCTGTGTTGACCATATGAGGgtgagctgtggagagagagaatacattaaaaacatatatatttaatGTTTTATTACACAGGCTCCATATGTATACATCCTACATGCAGGCAAAGGTATTACTCATTCTAATAAAAATCATTTTGAGAGATACTGACACATAATGTTTAGTGTTACTCAGTAAGTGGTCAATCTTATGAAGTCTGGTGGCATCTTGTGGGTGGTAAAGTCAGTGGCTATTTGGAAGCTCTCTGCTATTATCTGGTACTTACACAGACTATGGCTGGTTCCAGGAAGCAGAGCGTCAGAGATCTGTAAGTCCAAAGGGTCCGGTTTCCACTCCTCTAACATCTTGGTCTGAACCAGAGACAGACTATCAGGACCAAAGTCTTCTTTTACCACAGAGTCAAAactagaaccagaaccagacccgTTCTCCTCCTTCACTCTAACTTGCTCCGTCTCAAGGCTCTGGACCACTACGTGAAGTGGTGATGGGTCATTATCTCCAAATGTTGTTTCTAGACCACTATGACCGATGCTTTCTGCACTTGCCTTGTGATCCATACACAAACTGGAGGCCTCTTCCCCAACTTCTGAAAAGAAAAAGACATTCAGAACAATTGTCAGGCTTAGAAGGTATTTCTTGTTCTTATCTAGCTAGTCAAGCACAAACTTAATTTCTCTAATATTGTATGTATGACATATCATTTGGATTGATAAATAGGCCTACCTTTAAGCAGGTCATGATGAGGGATAGACTGTCCTCTTGTAGCTGGGTGTAGGTCTTGGGAACACACCCGACCATCCTCGCTGATTTCACTGAAAGACCCATGGTCTTTCTGTCGTTCACTACTGATCTCTGCCTCCACAATTTCATATCCATATTCGTCCAATGAATATGAGGACTTTATATTTAATTCGTTGTCCTTTGACTGCTTTTGAGTCTTTGCTAAGTTGTTGTTGTGGAGAGGACTTGTCGAGAACTGTCCCTGCGGACTTACACCGCTCGTTGTTTCCACACATTGACGCGCAGCATTCAACTCCTGCTCGGTTGTTTGCAAGCGTTGTTTAAGAGACTTGTTTTCCCGTAGGGTTTCGTGCATCTGATCGCGGACATCCCCAAGCGCTTGACCTACCAGTTTAGTGACTTCTAATACGGCAATTTCCACAGCCACTTCGAACgcaccgtggatcgtcgccgccAGTTCGTCCTGGAAAGAGAGCGATACCTCACCCTCTCCAGCGGTTTTCGAGGGGCGAGCTTGGGCTGACATTGAAGTCTCCCTTTTGATCCCTGTGTTAGTTTTTGACTGAGGCTTCATGTTACTACAATAACCTTACTGCTAGTCTGATTATAATATTACTGGCTACTATGTTGCAATGTGATTGGCTACAATATAGCAGGAAGAGAGTAACTCCGTCGGAATCTTCCTCGCTTACCCAGCATCTGGATATATCAGCTGGACATGATATATTATAGAAAACCTTCTAAATGTCTATTGGCGAATGTGTTACATTTGCGCTATGAAATGTGTATCGCGCTCTTCTTCCCCAGCGTCTTACAAACAATGAATGTAAGGCAAAGAGGATcaattatattgacaagatggtTGACTGACCGCTCTAACGATGGAAATTCATGTCCGCAAAGGCTAAAAAGCAGGCGGGAGGATGCGCGATCAGGTGGgaacattctagccaatgagagggcaggtaCGCCTGTGAACAACAACTCCCATATAAAAATGTTTTTCACAAAGTTGCCGGAATGTTACGTGCATTACACTTAGGCTACATCAGTACACTCGTAGCAACCTAATCATTATGCAACTTATATTTGATTAAATGATACGCTTCTCATATCAAAATAGTACTTACCATATTCGCCGCGCTCTCATTGCCGCCCGTACAAAAACTCCGCCCTCTGCTTAACGCTTTTCGCCAAGACAGATTTTAGGCGGAGTCGACCATCTCACTTCACCGCTTCCTCTCGGCTGTATATACAAACAACATTAACGAGTCACGTCCGGGTCACGGATTTTTTGAAGATTTCTAAAGTAAAAGTCCTCCATGTAATAGAAGAAACGTTTTAATAACCTGTATTTATTCATGATATATGATGCTAATGTGTGTTATGTATTTGACCTTGGAAGTTGCAAATGCCACTTAAATATAAACAGATATAAATCACTGTGAATGTTTTGACAATGATTGTGTAATATCATGATTAAATACAGGTTATTCACACTTTTCTACTATTATGGCgaggcttttatttagaaaaatgtatACAATTCCGTGACCCGGAAAAGCTTTTATGTTGGTTGCCGTCGAGACAGTGAGCATCAGTAGCAGTAGCTAGTTGTGGAAGAACACTTAGCTATATTGTTTGCTCGTAATTGTAAccagtaaaacaaaaaaaatgctAAGGAAAAAATCCACTAGCAGAGAAAAGAAAAGGAAAAGTTCACATACGGAAGAGCAGCATGTCGACAGAAGACGAAGGTGTACAGAGTCTAGTGTGGAGGTGAGAGAACATTGCTAGCTACGTTGGCTGCTTTGCTCATTTATACAAAAAAACGAATATTCCAAGTGTCTGTATCGCAATCACTTAATTAGTTTGTTTTATTCATGTTGTCTTTTTGGTCTCCTCACCTTCGCACcttcccattacacacacacacaccaagccccccGTCCCCCACAACAACAAAGTTGAgatcacttcttcctctctgtccAGCAGAATCGGACCAAGGTAAAGTTGGTTTTATATTCACACATTGACGTTCAACAGACATTCTCCAACAGCCATTTAAAAAACGTAAAAACCAATAACTAATTGACTAATTCACTGTTTTGTCACAGAATCATCAAACTAGATATGATGTATTCTATAAATGTCTAGTATACTTTGACAATCTTTGGTTTGAGGAGAAATTCCAGTTCGGATTTGATAGAAATAAAAATGGCATAGACTACATGCCCCGATTTATACAGTTTTAAATGGCATAGACTACATGCCCCGATTTATACAGTTTTAAATGGCATAGACTACATGCCCCGATTTATACAGTTTTAAATGGCATAGACTACATGCCCCGATTTATACAGTTTTAAATGGCATAGACTACATGCCCCGATTTATACAGTTTTAAATGGCATAGACTACATGCCCCGATTTATACAGTTTTAAATGGCATAGACTACATGCCCCGATTTATACAGTTTTAAATGGCATAGACTACATGCCCCGATTTATACAGTTTTAAATGGCATTTGATAGATGTTATTGATGAATTTCTAGCAAGTCAACtggattcccccccccccccccccccccaaaaggttGTAAAAGTATTCTAGACATTTATAGAATAAATAATTTCTAGTTTGATCTTTCTGTGACAGACGGGGAATTagttaaatatttttttgttaCAATTTTAAATGGATTTTGGTAAATGTCTGAATGTGAATATAAAACCAACTTTACCTTGATCAgaatttattttccttttttaaaattaggcaagtcagttaagaacaaattcttattttcaatgacagccaagtgggttattttttttatttcacctttatttaaccagttaggctagttgagacctggccaggataaagcagagcagttacacatggaataaacaaatatgcagtcaataatacagtagaaaaagtctatatacagtgtgtgcaaatgaggtaagataagggaggtaaggcaataaataggccatggtggcgaagtaattacaatatagcaattaaacactacaatggtagatgtgcagaagatgaatgtgcaagtagagatactgtggagCAAGatcaataaatacagtatggggattaggtagttggatgggctatttacaggtgggctatgtacaggtgtggtgatctgtgagctgctctgacagctgagtGCTTGGTtacttttcctttactctgcggtccaactcatcccaaactatctcaatttggttgaggtcaggtgattgtggaggccaggtcatctgatgcagcactccatcactctcctttttggtcaaatagcccttacacagcctggaggtgtgttgtaagtcgctctggataagagcgtctgctaaatgacttaaatgtaaatgttgtgtcattgtcctgttgaaaaacaaatgatagtcccacaaatCACAAACCGTATGGGAtcgtgtatcactgcagaatgctttggtagCCATACTTGTTAAGTATGCTTTCAATTCTAAATTaatcattgctcgtgtttcttggcccaagcaagtctcttcttcttggagtcctttagtagtggtttctttgcaggaattcgaccacaaaggcctgattcacgcagtctcctctgaacagttgatgttgagatgtctgttactcgaactctgaagtatttatttgggctgcaatttctgaggtttaatgaactgatcctctgcagcagagagaactcagtcttcctttcctgtggcggtcctcatgagagccagtttcatcatagcacttaatggtttttgcgactgcacatgaggaatcattcaaagttcttgacattttccatattgactgaccttcatgtttttaagtaatgatggactgtcatttctcataGCCCTATCTGGTAAAGATCAAAAGACCCAAAAAAACATTATACCACCccgaccttgtcacaacacaacggattggctcaaactcattaagaaggaaagaaattccacatttcaatgaacacctgttaattgaaatgcgttccaagtgactaccccatgaagctggttgaactTTTCTtttgttggttactatatgattagGTTGTGTTATTGGTTGTGTTatattttttttggttactacaggttgtgttatgtgttatttcatagtgttgatgtcttcacttctagaatgtaaaaaaaaaaaaaaaaacttgaatgagtaggtacagtcgaagtcgtaagtttacatgcaccttagccaaatacattaaactcagccatctattttgtgaagtgcaccagtccctcctgcggcaaatcacccccacaacatgatgcagccacccccgtgcttcacggttgggatggtgttcttcggcttgcaagcctccccctttttcctccaaacataaagatggtcattatggccaaacagttctatttttgtttcatcagaccagaggacatttctccaaatagtacgatctttgtccccatgtgcagttgcaaaccgtagcctggcttttttttatggcggtattggagcaggggcttcttccttgccgagtgTCCTTTCAGGtaatgttgatataggactcgttttactgtggatataaatacttttgtacttgttttcctccagcatcttcacaaggtcctttgctgttgttctgggattgatttgcacttttgcaccaaagtacgttcgtctctaggagacagaccgcttctccttcctgagcggtatgacggctgcgtggtctcatggtgtttatacttgcaaactattgtttgtacagatgaacgtggtaccttcaggcgtttggaaattgctcccgaggatgaaccagacttgtgcaggtctacaattatttttctgaggtcttggctgatttcttttgattttcccatgatgtcaagcaaagaggcactgagtttgaaggtaggccttgaaatacatccacaggtacacctccaattgactcaaatgatgtcaattagcttatcagaagcttctaaaaccatgatatcattttctgaacattttcaagctgtttaaaggcaaagtcaactttaatgtatgtaaacttctgttgcactggaattgtgatacagtgaaataatctgtaaacaattgttgggaaaatgacttgtgtaatgcacaaagtagatgtcctaaccgacttgccaacacTATAGGATCTTAACAATAAAtgcgtggagtggttgaaaaacaagttttaatgacaccaacctaagtgtatgtaaacttccaacttcaactgtatgtccaactattgactggtactgtatgtgtgtgtgtgtatgtatgtatatgtgtgtgtatatatatatatatacatatacacacacacacacacatctcttgaATTTCCAATAAGTTTGAAAAAAATATAGATAGGATTTGTAGGCTATATTGCTCAGCCCTTACACACAAGTTAAATATCAAAACCAACTGAATCGATTGTATTAGTTTGGGGGAAGGCCAACACACATATGAAACATTCATGTATATTTAATGTTAGATGGCTAGTTTGTCTCGGGAGATGAACTAGAGAtgggttattttacctgaaattcaTATGGTCCTTTTTGTTTTGCTGGTTCTTCGTAGAATTTTCATGCAAAATCTGACTTTTTTTAATCCACTGGAAACAAAGTTGGTTTCTAACGTGATCGGTCTGTTCGGGGTGTAAGAGTTTTTTTTAGGAACACTGCATTTTTCACTTCAGTGGTTACTTGCATTCTACCTTTTGACACAATGTTGGCCCTCATTGACTCGGTTACTCCTGGTGAAAAAAACGTACTGCTATATGACTCCTTGAAACAGGACTCCTTGAAACAGGACTCCTTGAAACA encodes:
- the LOC115117670 gene encoding zinc finger protein 37-like, whose protein sequence is MKPQSKTNTGIKRETSMSAQARPSKTAGEGEVSLSFQDELAATIHGAFEVAVEIAVLEVTKLVGQALGDVRDQMHETLRENKSLKQRLQTTEQELNAARQCVETTSGVSPQGQFSTSPLHNNNLAKTQKQSKDNELNIKSSYSLDEYGYEIVEAEISSERQKDHGSFSEISEDGRVCSQDLHPATRGQSIPHHDLLKEVGEEASSLCMDHKASAESIGHSGLETTFGDNDPSPLHVVVQSLETEQVRVKEENGSGSGSSFDSVVKEDFGPDSLSLVQTKMLEEWKPDPLDLQISDALLPGTSHSLSHPHMVNTDVPQLTAPTASALPAFSSQFPNNLFQPREAAAPIIPAAPPQIYGVQIRTNPNPSIPHPNPNPTIPHPSHICKLCGQGFHQPSELRRHHTQAHPKRQVFPPGQSPYHCSECDRDFNRLENLKTHLRIHTGERPYTCSVCSMRFRHSGALTRHFRIHTGEKPYVCGQCGKTFRNCGGLRFHQRSHSRQGQC